One Owenweeksia hongkongensis DSM 17368 genomic region harbors:
- a CDS encoding T9SS type A sorting domain-containing protein gives MKRILLLFSIISCWITGYAQQAYTFGTGGATGQFGPSQSDITTAYTGTSLAGQVTSNAGVQYWVVPQSGYYSIQALGAQGGGVSGGKGASVTGEFSLLGGDTLFIIVGQEGIDGMDGSASGGGGSFVTIKDPTSTTITSTGKKVTPLVIAGGGGGNPGTAHADSDGSAGTAGKDGVGANGGGTGGMNGNGGGIAVPNGNNRGGAGGGFLTDGDMTGTCGTGGAESGLSFLNGGVGGLSVNCSTPYAGGFGGGGGAISSGWRGSGGGGGYSGGAGGQTNTVATTHRGGGGGSYSSGNNPVTVSGFQTGDGMVVISPLSTGSANDVGVTSIDAPTNFCAGTSNVLVTIQNYGVNQVTSATVNWSVNGVAQTPYSFTGTLDTTGGSGSVSAQIILGSYAFASATPYNFVVWTDSPNGQTDTVNGNDTINKVLQTGLIQPNNFAAGNIQATSADLTWNTVGASNFRVTYGTAGFNPLTGGTTNPATTGALTITGLSANTAYEAYIVSACPTGSVYSDTTGPISFRTPCVVATAPFNENFDSTSSWFASGSNTNNTIDPCWSSLPDVSQGAEPFKWIPRGTGPTSGNGPLQDLTGGNFMYAEASGSSANDEAFLTTPPIDVSGLTTPGLYFFQHRYSGATIADMEVLVSNDFGTTWTSEYSVTGDIQTSSSDPWSLEFVNLANYTGDTVMIQFKQTGNGCCGDAAIDSVVVDEAPTCPWPTGFAMTGRSDSSVVMSWNDPTGSTWDLQWGPPGFTQASPGAGTQSTTTNPDTIHGLQSNTDYEVYVRTDCGPNGTSIWIGPILVRTACSPYTAPYSDNFDNYPSNITPYCWNLAQTGGRTTVGQAYTYTFGTPNSAPNHIYFYNGNPAGPNDTTLFISPRFSDMVASDKRIQFNAKASFGTNTIVVGSMGDPMDMTSFNPIDTLSLTATYSLFVVAFDAASGYNGTDQYVAFRHGNGGTFTLIYIDDFVYEQIPACNPPLVNTLGLAGASTTTANIYWGSGSDGNETHWEVGPVGFTPGTTSFISTDSVAGNVDTTMITGLSAQTCYEFYIRDSCASNGFSPWIGPYQFCTPCVAQSMPYYESFDAVTPTCWDSVGGQWFWNLFVTGTTDNYAEANFWGQSSGQAVLTSPPISITQDAQVRFDWSHLYSTSYPDDELMVRASVVGSGVWDTILSLKGPNNFNDPSAGNSNTPGTFITEEVLLNPLVYTGNDVIVEMRAITDFGPDLFINDFYVEDAPSCPKLIGLNAVGVTDTSAMFDWVQAPSAQSYEVWYGPQGFYQGTATIGGSKVATTGDSLTVDTLSSNTCYEFVVRSVCTPGDTSQWTGPYVFCTDCSPFTASYYTGFDNMTTTETPECWTPYFVGGTGNFAVFEVYSPGTPQTSPNHVRFYNYNQDTTMGISPQFIDLTAGDKRIRFDAMVTTTLSPNSIIVGTVSDPSAGNTFSPIDTIAITNTYTEYISDITVANGYNGTDNYIALMHGNNATFRTYYIDEFNYEVIPTCLRPNSLTASGITVNSATLGWSPHAASTGNTFEVSYGVNLSSPGAGTKQTVTGTSVALTTLMSSSKYCFYVREMCSATDSSFWEGPYCFNTPCVTVMAPISEDFENHTLGFYEGEDNCWTLQNTVVKTSATSGFGWDLRNVVQATSGTSTGASGDNTLYPAIGGQFFNADVSYGTSGDSSMLISPVVDISQLNAPELEYHLHRMGTQMGDFYVDVYDGTNWINGVHAYTSSSGIQTSQSAAYLDTVIDLAPYIGTTNFRARFRVVSNGCCAGDNSLDDISIYDAMPSACTPVTNVAANVIACDSIEITWNGSNDSTVVGYGPTGAMPTMGTLILNDSTHYITGTMPNTSYDVYVANVCDGDTSAVTGPITFNTGTTGAPVAAFTGVPAGAGSLMYDFDASASTGNGNVYTWNFGDGSLDTGMIVSNIYTTGGSYTVTLVVTNACGSDTLEITYADVSLGENVLSQNLKLYPNPATDVLNVELNLEGNSEVSVRILDMSGKQVLAVSKEKKDKLMTESIDISSLAKGVYMIEVSTEQVKTVRRLVKE, from the coding sequence ATGAAAAGAATATTACTATTATTCAGCATAATATCATGCTGGATTACGGGTTATGCCCAACAGGCATACACATTTGGCACGGGAGGGGCTACAGGGCAGTTTGGTCCTAGTCAATCCGATATCACAACAGCTTATACAGGAACATCGTTGGCAGGGCAAGTTACCTCCAATGCAGGTGTTCAGTATTGGGTAGTGCCCCAAAGCGGATACTATAGTATTCAAGCTTTAGGAGCTCAAGGAGGAGGAGTTTCTGGAGGAAAGGGAGCTTCTGTGACAGGCGAGTTTTCGCTATTAGGAGGGGATACCCTTTTTATTATAGTTGGTCAAGAAGGTATTGATGGGATGGATGGATCTGCCTCAGGAGGAGGAGGTTCTTTCGTAACTATCAAAGATCCTACTTCAACAACAATTACATCAACGGGAAAAAAAGTAACACCACTAGTGATAGCTGGTGGTGGTGGTGGAAACCCAGGAACAGCCCACGCTGACAGTGACGGTAGTGCTGGTACTGCTGGTAAAGATGGAGTTGGTGCCAATGGTGGCGGTACTGGCGGAATGAATGGAAATGGCGGTGGAATAGCTGTGCCAAATGGTAATAACCGTGGTGGTGCCGGTGGAGGTTTTCTCACCGATGGAGATATGACAGGAACCTGTGGTACAGGTGGGGCAGAGTCTGGTTTGAGCTTTTTGAACGGAGGAGTTGGTGGACTATCAGTTAATTGTAGTACGCCTTATGCCGGTGGTTTCGGAGGTGGCGGTGGCGCCATATCTTCAGGCTGGCGTGGATCCGGAGGTGGCGGTGGCTACTCTGGTGGTGCTGGTGGTCAAACCAATACAGTAGCTACAACTCACCGCGGTGGTGGTGGTGGTTCCTATAGTTCTGGAAACAATCCAGTAACTGTATCAGGATTTCAAACTGGTGATGGTATGGTCGTGATTTCACCATTAAGTACGGGGTCTGCTAATGATGTTGGTGTGACTTCAATAGATGCGCCAACTAACTTTTGTGCTGGCACAAGTAATGTTCTTGTAACGATTCAAAACTATGGTGTTAATCAAGTGACATCTGCTACCGTAAACTGGAGTGTGAATGGTGTGGCTCAAACTCCATATTCTTTCACAGGCACGTTGGATACCACAGGAGGTTCGGGTTCTGTTTCAGCTCAAATAATATTAGGTAGTTACGCTTTTGCATCTGCTACGCCTTATAACTTTGTAGTTTGGACGGATTCACCTAATGGCCAAACAGATACTGTTAATGGTAATGATACCATTAACAAAGTTCTTCAGACAGGCTTGATTCAGCCAAATAATTTTGCTGCTGGTAATATTCAGGCTACCAGTGCCGATCTGACCTGGAATACTGTAGGAGCTTCTAATTTTAGAGTTACTTATGGCACCGCAGGTTTTAATCCACTAACAGGAGGTACTACTAATCCCGCTACAACCGGGGCTTTAACTATTACGGGCTTGTCAGCGAATACAGCTTATGAAGCTTATATAGTATCAGCTTGCCCCACAGGAAGTGTATACAGCGACACCACGGGTCCAATAAGTTTTAGAACCCCTTGTGTTGTTGCTACAGCCCCTTTCAATGAAAATTTTGATAGCACTTCAAGCTGGTTTGCCAGCGGAAGTAATACAAATAATACTATAGACCCATGCTGGTCATCCTTACCAGATGTAAGTCAAGGAGCAGAGCCCTTTAAGTGGATACCAAGAGGAACAGGTCCTACCAGTGGTAATGGTCCATTGCAGGATCTTACCGGAGGAAACTTTATGTATGCAGAAGCATCAGGTAGTTCTGCAAATGATGAAGCTTTCCTTACCACGCCACCAATTGATGTGAGTGGATTGACAACACCAGGACTTTACTTTTTTCAGCACAGATATAGTGGTGCTACGATTGCCGATATGGAAGTTTTGGTATCTAACGACTTTGGAACAACCTGGACAAGTGAGTATTCTGTAACGGGAGATATCCAAACTTCAAGCAGTGACCCTTGGTCATTGGAGTTTGTGAATTTGGCCAATTACACCGGAGATACTGTAATGATCCAGTTTAAGCAAACGGGTAACGGATGTTGTGGAGATGCAGCGATAGATAGTGTAGTAGTAGATGAGGCCCCAACATGCCCATGGCCAACAGGTTTTGCTATGACGGGTCGTTCAGATTCATCAGTAGTAATGAGTTGGAATGACCCAACGGGAAGCACTTGGGATTTACAATGGGGACCTCCCGGATTTACTCAGGCTTCACCAGGAGCAGGTACACAGTCAACCACTACTAATCCTGATACCATTCACGGCTTACAATCCAATACGGACTATGAAGTATACGTTCGTACAGACTGCGGCCCTAATGGAACCAGTATATGGATAGGGCCAATTTTGGTTAGAACGGCATGCTCACCTTATACAGCACCTTATTCGGACAACTTTGATAATTATCCATCAAACATAACCCCATATTGCTGGAATTTGGCCCAAACGGGTGGTAGAACCACTGTTGGACAGGCTTATACCTATACTTTTGGCACCCCCAACAGTGCTCCTAATCATATCTATTTTTATAATGGAAACCCTGCAGGTCCTAATGACACCACGCTATTTATTAGTCCTAGGTTTAGCGATATGGTAGCCTCGGATAAGCGCATACAGTTTAATGCTAAGGCCTCTTTTGGGACAAATACTATTGTTGTAGGATCCATGGGTGACCCTATGGATATGACATCATTTAACCCAATTGACACGTTAAGCCTTACAGCTACCTATTCCCTATTTGTTGTGGCTTTTGATGCGGCAAGCGGCTATAATGGCACAGATCAGTATGTAGCTTTCCGCCATGGCAATGGAGGTACTTTTACATTAATCTATATTGATGATTTTGTGTATGAGCAAATTCCAGCCTGTAACCCACCATTGGTAAATACCTTAGGCCTTGCGGGAGCTTCAACTACCACAGCTAATATTTATTGGGGATCAGGTAGTGATGGTAATGAAACCCATTGGGAAGTAGGTCCAGTAGGTTTTACACCAGGAACCACTAGTTTCATTTCTACAGACTCAGTAGCAGGCAATGTAGATACTACCATGATAACAGGTCTTTCTGCTCAAACATGCTATGAATTCTATATTAGGGACAGCTGTGCTTCCAATGGGTTTAGTCCTTGGATAGGGCCTTATCAATTTTGCACACCGTGCGTAGCTCAGTCAATGCCTTATTATGAGAGTTTTGATGCGGTTACCCCAACATGTTGGGATTCAGTTGGCGGACAGTGGTTCTGGAACTTATTTGTAACGGGTACTACTGATAATTATGCCGAAGCTAACTTTTGGGGTCAATCCTCAGGTCAGGCAGTGCTTACATCACCTCCGATTAGCATTACTCAAGATGCGCAAGTAAGGTTTGATTGGTCACACTTATATAGCACAAGCTACCCGGATGATGAGCTAATGGTACGCGCTTCAGTAGTTGGATCTGGTGTATGGGATACCATTTTGTCTCTGAAGGGACCAAATAATTTTAATGACCCTAGCGCAGGAAATAGTAATACCCCTGGTACTTTTATTACAGAAGAGGTGTTGCTTAATCCATTGGTATACACTGGAAATGATGTGATTGTTGAAATGCGTGCCATCACTGACTTTGGTCCAGATCTATTCATCAATGACTTTTATGTGGAGGATGCACCGTCATGTCCTAAGCTAATAGGCTTGAATGCAGTAGGAGTAACAGATACTTCAGCAATGTTTGATTGGGTACAGGCTCCATCAGCTCAGTCTTATGAAGTATGGTATGGCCCTCAAGGATTTTATCAGGGTACAGCCACAATAGGTGGGTCTAAGGTAGCTACCACAGGTGATAGTCTTACTGTAGATACATTAAGTAGCAATACGTGCTATGAATTTGTAGTACGCTCAGTATGTACCCCTGGTGATACTAGTCAGTGGACAGGCCCTTATGTGTTCTGTACCGACTGTAGTCCATTTACAGCATCTTATTACACAGGCTTTGATAACATGACCACTACAGAGACTCCGGAATGCTGGACTCCATACTTTGTAGGAGGAACAGGAAACTTTGCAGTGTTTGAGGTGTATAGTCCGGGTACGCCCCAAACTAGTCCTAACCATGTGCGTTTTTACAACTACAATCAGGATACTACGATGGGTATAAGCCCTCAGTTTATAGATCTAACTGCAGGCGATAAGCGTATCCGATTTGATGCAATGGTGACCACTACCTTGTCACCAAACTCAATTATAGTAGGTACCGTTAGTGATCCATCAGCGGGTAACACCTTTAGTCCAATAGATACGATCGCTATTACCAATACCTATACAGAATATATTTCTGATATAACTGTAGCTAATGGCTATAATGGTACAGATAATTATATCGCTTTGATGCATGGAAATAATGCCACGTTCAGAACGTACTACATTGATGAGTTTAACTATGAGGTGATCCCAACATGCTTGAGGCCAAATAGCCTTACTGCAAGTGGTATAACAGTAAATAGTGCAACTCTTGGCTGGAGCCCCCATGCAGCAAGTACAGGTAATACCTTCGAAGTATCGTATGGTGTTAACTTATCCTCTCCAGGAGCAGGGACCAAGCAAACCGTTACCGGTACAAGCGTAGCCTTGACCACGTTGATGAGCAGTTCTAAGTATTGCTTCTACGTACGAGAAATGTGTAGCGCTACCGATAGCAGCTTCTGGGAAGGACCTTATTGTTTCAACACTCCATGTGTTACCGTAATGGCACCGATATCCGAAGACTTTGAGAATCATACCCTCGGTTTCTATGAAGGCGAAGACAACTGCTGGACCCTTCAGAATACTGTGGTGAAAACTTCAGCCACAAGTGGTTTTGGATGGGATTTGAGAAATGTGGTTCAAGCGACCTCAGGAACCTCTACAGGAGCCAGTGGAGATAATACACTTTATCCGGCCATAGGAGGTCAGTTTTTCAATGCGGACGTTTCTTATGGAACAAGCGGAGACTCATCGATGCTGATTTCTCCGGTAGTAGATATTTCACAGCTGAACGCTCCGGAGCTTGAGTACCACCTGCATAGAATGGGAACCCAGATGGGAGATTTTTATGTAGATGTGTATGACGGTACCAACTGGATAAACGGAGTACATGCCTATACCAGTTCATCAGGTATTCAGACCTCACAATCAGCAGCGTACTTAGATACGGTGATAGATCTAGCACCTTATATTGGAACCACAAACTTCCGTGCAAGATTTAGAGTAGTGAGCAATGGCTGCTGTGCAGGAGATAATAGTTTGGATGACATCAGTATTTATGATGCGATGCCATCAGCCTGTACCCCTGTAACGAATGTAGCAGCCAATGTGATTGCTTGCGATAGCATAGAAATCACCTGGAATGGTTCAAATGACTCAACTGTAGTAGGCTATGGCCCAACAGGAGCCATGCCTACCATGGGTACATTGATACTAAATGATAGCACCCACTACATTACAGGCACCATGCCCAATACATCTTATGATGTGTATGTGGCCAATGTTTGTGATGGTGATACGAGCGCTGTTACCGGTCCGATTACCTTTAATACAGGAACGACAGGAGCACCAGTGGCAGCATTTACCGGAGTACCAGCGGGAGCAGGAAGTCTGATGTATGACTTTGATGCGAGCGCATCTACCGGAAACGGTAATGTGTACACCTGGAACTTTGGAGATGGAAGCTTAGATACCGGAATGATAGTATCCAATATCTATACTACCGGAGGTTCCTACACCGTAACCTTGGTGGTGACGAATGCTTGTGGAAGCGATACCTTGGAGATTACTTATGCCGATGTAAGCTTAGGTGAGAATGTACTTTCTCAAAACCTTAAGCTGTATCCAAATCCGGCAACAGATGTACTGAATGTGGAGCTTAACCTGGAAGGGAATAGCGAAGTGTCTGTACGTATACTGGATATGTCAGGCAAGCAAGTGCTAGCTGTAAGCAAAGAGAAGAAGGATAAGTTGATGACTGAGTCAATTGATATTTCTAGCTTGGCTAAAGGCGTGTATATGATAGAAGTGTCTACGGAACAAGTAAAAACCGTAAGACGTTTGGTGAAGGAGTAA
- a CDS encoding threonine aldolase family protein: MIDLRSDTVTRPTKEMLNTMIHAPVGDDVFGEDPTINKLEAMAAEMFGMEAGLFCPSGTMTNQIAIKLHTQPGDEIICHEYSHIYNYEGGGLAANSGCQTRLLKGDRGFISAEEVAANIGNPHDVHAARTSMVSVENTVNKGGGSCYELSTLEAIGKVARANNLAYHIDGARIFNALVAKNQNAKDYGKLFDTISICLSKGLGCPVGSLLLGSKEHIMQARRIRKRFGGGMRQAGYLAAAGIYALKNHIDRLAEDHEKAQVLKSALEKCSWVDRIEPVETNIVIFYLKEGLEQDAFMGMLKENGILAVGMGQGKLRFVTHLDISSTQISQVANVLENI, from the coding sequence ATGATTGATTTACGCTCCGATACTGTAACCCGTCCAACGAAAGAAATGCTAAATACTATGATACACGCTCCCGTTGGTGATGATGTTTTTGGTGAAGACCCTACCATCAATAAGTTGGAGGCTATGGCCGCAGAAATGTTTGGAATGGAAGCTGGCCTATTTTGCCCAAGCGGAACCATGACGAATCAGATTGCGATAAAGCTGCACACTCAGCCAGGCGATGAAATTATTTGTCATGAGTATTCACATATCTACAATTATGAAGGAGGTGGCTTGGCAGCAAATTCTGGTTGCCAAACCAGATTACTGAAGGGTGACCGGGGTTTTATTTCCGCAGAAGAGGTGGCCGCCAACATTGGCAATCCTCATGATGTACATGCTGCACGTACTTCAATGGTTTCTGTAGAAAACACCGTCAACAAAGGTGGTGGAAGCTGCTATGAGCTTTCCACTTTGGAAGCTATTGGCAAAGTTGCCCGCGCCAACAATTTGGCCTATCACATTGACGGAGCACGAATTTTCAATGCTTTAGTTGCCAAAAATCAAAATGCGAAAGATTACGGAAAACTGTTTGACACCATTTCAATTTGCCTTTCTAAAGGATTGGGTTGCCCGGTAGGTTCTTTGCTTTTAGGTTCAAAAGAACACATCATGCAAGCACGGAGAATACGTAAGCGATTTGGTGGGGGAATGCGCCAAGCTGGGTATTTGGCTGCGGCCGGAATCTATGCTTTAAAAAATCATATTGACCGCTTGGCAGAAGATCACGAGAAAGCACAGGTACTAAAGTCAGCTTTAGAAAAATGCTCTTGGGTAGATCGCATTGAGCCGGTAGAAACCAACATTGTGATTTTTTATTTGAAGGAGGGCTTAGAGCAAGATGCATTTATGGGAATGCTCAAAGAAAATGGTATTTTGGCAGTAGGGATGGGTCAAGGCAAATTGCGATTTGTTACCCACCTTGACATAAGTTCAACTCAAATCTCTCAAGTAGCCAATGTTTTGGAAAATATTTAA
- a CDS encoding type IX secretion system membrane protein PorP/SprF → MFWKIFKAPVLLISAILISFYGHAQQDEMAISNFPVLEDFSTNPALFGYWQTPSFGIIYNGGLEKHQFPNNQTTLFYNQGNETNGFGAEFSRKAQGYSTQSNFKLGYSRSGTVSKSLKWRAGGAIKYAHIKNDYESLLFPDQIDPYYGFVLESSEGLSNNSPSSFVTAEFGASLQYHKLMVNIHGENIAPILLSGEDDQKAEFFSSRSYDYLPATLRVNAVYQFTFANDFFLSPGFQINSDFSKPNPVSSALVNFQWRSIVMANYSYSSNGMVKFMAGGRIKDKLSLTAGASIYSDNKITGYTDRIFYHFSIFTQL, encoded by the coding sequence ATGTTTTGGAAAATATTTAAGGCTCCCGTTTTATTGATTAGCGCCATCTTGATTTCCTTTTATGGTCATGCTCAGCAGGACGAGATGGCAATTTCCAATTTTCCCGTTTTAGAAGATTTTTCTACAAACCCTGCTTTATTTGGATACTGGCAAACGCCTTCTTTTGGAATAATCTATAATGGCGGTCTTGAGAAGCATCAATTTCCAAACAATCAAACCACACTATTTTATAATCAAGGAAACGAAACAAACGGCTTTGGTGCTGAATTCAGCCGAAAGGCTCAAGGATACAGCACACAATCCAATTTCAAACTTGGTTATTCGCGAAGTGGCACTGTAAGCAAAAGCTTAAAATGGAGGGCTGGTGGAGCGATAAAGTATGCTCATATAAAAAACGATTATGAGTCGTTACTTTTCCCAGATCAAATTGATCCTTATTATGGATTTGTTCTTGAATCCAGCGAAGGTTTGAGTAACAACTCTCCATCATCATTTGTAACCGCAGAGTTTGGGGCCTCGCTCCAGTACCATAAACTGATGGTAAATATTCATGGTGAAAATATTGCCCCGATTTTGCTCTCTGGTGAAGATGATCAAAAAGCAGAATTCTTCAGTTCCCGCTCTTATGATTACCTCCCCGCCACTTTAAGAGTAAATGCTGTTTACCAATTTACTTTTGCTAATGATTTCTTTCTTAGCCCTGGTTTTCAAATAAATTCTGATTTTTCAAAACCCAATCCTGTTTCGAGCGCTTTGGTAAACTTTCAATGGCGCAGCATAGTGATGGCAAATTACAGCTACTCCTCCAATGGTATGGTGAAATTTATGGCAGGCGGCAGAATAAAAGATAAACTAAGCCTCACTGCCGGTGCTTCCATTTATAGTGACAATAAAATTACAGGATACACGGACCGTATCTTTTATCATTTTTCAATTTTCACTCAGCTATAA
- a CDS encoding T9SS C-terminal target domain-containing protein, with translation MTRILSFLFLVTALVSCIEAKDSTVAPYGIFIPNAFSPNGDGVNDILKPVFPPSTPPLQSYNFEIYDGDLIQVFNTTDTSKAWDGKSSNGKTLPEATYYFNLNGEYVTGEKYEVSGGIALMRP, from the coding sequence ATGACTCGTATTCTAAGCTTCCTTTTTTTAGTCACCGCATTGGTTAGCTGTATTGAGGCCAAAGATTCAACTGTAGCTCCGTATGGAATCTTTATTCCAAATGCTTTTTCACCTAATGGCGATGGAGTTAATGATATCCTAAAGCCGGTGTTTCCACCCAGTACACCACCTTTACAGAGCTATAACTTTGAAATTTATGATGGCGATTTGATTCAGGTTTTTAATACCACCGATACATCAAAAGCATGGGACGGCAAAAGTAGTAATGGCAAAACCTTGCCTGAAGCGACCTATTATTTCAATTTGAATGGCGAATACGTAACTGGAGAAAAGTATGAAGTTTCTGGAGGCATTGCTTTAATGAGACCTTAA
- a CDS encoding regulatory protein RecX: protein MQEAREKIRAFCAYRERSQYEVRERLYEYGLYTDAVNQEISSLIQENFLNEERFARAFVRGKFSIKKWGRVKIKQALYPHQLSDYVLKKAFTEIEEDDYLKTLQDVIEKKARTVKLKNEFERNGKIAQYAISRGFEPSLVWEIIKS from the coding sequence ATGCAAGAAGCCCGGGAGAAAATCCGGGCTTTTTGCGCTTATCGCGAACGTAGCCAGTACGAAGTGCGAGAGCGATTGTATGAATATGGGCTTTATACGGATGCTGTAAATCAGGAAATTTCATCACTCATTCAAGAGAATTTTCTCAACGAGGAGCGATTTGCACGAGCGTTTGTGCGGGGTAAATTTTCTATCAAAAAATGGGGGAGGGTAAAAATCAAACAAGCGCTTTACCCACATCAACTTTCAGATTATGTTTTGAAAAAGGCCTTCACGGAAATTGAGGAAGACGATTATCTGAAAACTTTACAGGATGTAATCGAGAAAAAAGCCCGTACTGTAAAGCTTAAAAACGAATTTGAGCGCAATGGAAAAATTGCTCAATATGCTATTAGTAGAGGTTTTGAGCCTAGCTTGGTATGGGAGATTATTAAAAGTTAA
- a CDS encoding DUF4286 family protein, with the protein MYIYNVTVNIEKSVHDEWLAWMKETHIPDVMSTGMFVSNRILHVMVEEEAGITYSIQYEVKDMETLKLYHEMYAPKLQAEHTEKFKDKFVAFRTILRVEHNHKPE; encoded by the coding sequence ATGTACATATACAACGTAACTGTAAACATTGAAAAATCAGTGCATGATGAATGGCTGGCTTGGATGAAAGAAACGCATATACCTGATGTGATGAGCACGGGGATGTTTGTAAGCAATCGCATTTTGCATGTGATGGTAGAAGAAGAAGCTGGAATTACGTATTCCATTCAGTATGAAGTGAAGGACATGGAAACACTCAAGCTTTACCATGAAATGTATGCGCCAAAACTACAGGCGGAGCACACCGAAAAGTTTAAAGATAAGTTTGTGGCCTTTAGAACCATTTTACGCGTAGAGCATAATCATAAACCTGAGTAA